A portion of the Halogeometricum sp. S1BR25-6 genome contains these proteins:
- the mch gene encoding methenyltetrahydromethanopterin cyclohydrolase codes for MDSINRMAIELVDEAIDFADELRVDVYELDSGATVIDFGVDAEGGIEAGMLLAEIETAGLATIQASMDDVAGAPTPRIELQTDHPALALLCSQKAGWELEFDDPPFEGLGSGPARALVAEEDEFHAVEYFDEFDLTVLGIESIDLPGDRVAEHVADMAGIEPSGVFLPTYATGSLVGSVTTAARVCELAMFRLFELDYDPRNVVSAFGSAPLAPVSYDEGVAMGRTNDAIAYGGEAHLTVTEDSDVFDRVASTAADEYGTPFQQIFEEVGWDFYDVPETVFAPAKVTVDVVNGPTYVHGETDEELLAESFDIRS; via the coding sequence ATGGACTCCATCAATCGCATGGCCATCGAACTCGTCGACGAGGCCATCGACTTCGCCGACGAACTGCGGGTGGACGTGTACGAACTCGACTCGGGGGCGACGGTCATCGACTTCGGTGTCGACGCCGAGGGCGGTATCGAGGCCGGAATGCTCCTCGCGGAGATAGAGACGGCCGGCCTCGCCACGATTCAGGCGTCGATGGACGACGTGGCCGGCGCACCCACCCCCCGAATCGAACTCCAGACGGACCACCCTGCCCTCGCGCTCCTCTGCTCGCAGAAGGCCGGGTGGGAACTCGAGTTCGACGACCCGCCGTTCGAGGGCCTCGGCTCCGGTCCCGCCCGCGCCCTCGTCGCCGAGGAGGACGAGTTCCACGCCGTGGAGTACTTCGACGAGTTCGACCTCACGGTGCTCGGCATCGAGAGCATCGACCTTCCGGGTGACCGGGTTGCCGAACACGTCGCCGACATGGCCGGCATCGAACCCAGCGGCGTCTTCCTCCCGACGTACGCGACGGGGTCGCTCGTCGGAAGCGTGACGACGGCCGCGCGGGTGTGCGAACTCGCCATGTTCCGCCTCTTCGAACTCGACTACGACCCCCGGAACGTCGTCTCGGCGTTCGGTTCCGCCCCTCTCGCGCCCGTCAGTTACGACGAGGGCGTCGCCATGGGCCGGACGAACGACGCTATCGCGTACGGCGGCGAGGCGCACCTTACGGTCACGGAGGATTCGGACGTGTTCGACCGGGTGGCCTCGACGGCCGCCGACGAGTACGGCACGCCGTTCCAGCAGATATTCGAGGAGGTCGGCTGGGACTTCTACGACGTCCCCGAGACGGTGTTCGCCCCCGCGAAGGTCACCGTCGACGTGGTGAACGGGCCGACGTACGTCCACGGCGAGACCGACGAGGAGCTGCTGGCGGAGTCGTTCGACATCCGGTCGTGA
- a CDS encoding MTH1187 family thiamine-binding protein — translation MTVIALLSVAPVVEDSMSGEVAKAVAALDDFDVSYETNPMGTVIEADDVDTLLDAVGAAHKAVDGDRVSTFLKIDDKRGSTQTAQDKVDAVEGHLGREAKKEREE, via the coding sequence ATGACAGTCATCGCGCTCCTGAGCGTCGCGCCCGTCGTCGAAGACAGCATGTCCGGCGAGGTGGCGAAGGCCGTCGCCGCCCTCGACGACTTCGACGTCTCCTACGAGACGAACCCGATGGGGACGGTGATAGAGGCCGACGACGTCGACACCCTCCTCGATGCCGTCGGCGCGGCACACAAGGCGGTCGACGGCGACCGGGTGAGCACCTTCCTGAAGATAGACGACAAGCGTGGGTCGACTCAGACGGCGCAGGACAAAGTCGACGCCGTGGAGGGGCACCTGGGCCGGGAGGCGAAGAAAGAGCGAGAGGAGTGA
- a CDS encoding YihY/virulence factor BrkB family protein, giving the protein MNLRQSLTDAPYVGRTVTLLRALVHEVRAEKLTFMAGSIAYHAFVSLLPLFLLLLALAAATGNQALDESVRTLAGVVLTEGTREEFFAEMTRSSQSTGVSLFGGAVLLWGTLRIFRGLDTAFSDIYESEASNTLADQLRDSVIVLGTFGVVLVVGSLVHDVVGSLSSPMLGWAAGRAFLIGGLALALFPMYYIFPDTDVGVAEILPGTFTAAVGLTVFQSLFDLYTAYSSASSDGSVVASVLVLLTWLYFSGLVVLFGAAVNAVLSNRSRDVNVEPVFGGISPETKRHGRAVSREELVDAVDRLDKRLHDAEEVVVVVDDEEIPIPVPDEVVSDTDSLRLLPGGAVTVELRWSPADE; this is encoded by the coding sequence ATGAACTTGCGACAGTCGTTGACCGACGCGCCGTACGTCGGGCGGACCGTCACGCTCCTCCGGGCGTTGGTCCACGAAGTGCGGGCCGAGAAACTCACGTTCATGGCGGGCAGCATCGCCTACCACGCGTTCGTCTCTCTTCTTCCCCTCTTCTTGCTCCTCTTGGCGCTGGCCGCGGCCACGGGCAATCAGGCGCTGGACGAGAGCGTCCGAACGTTGGCGGGCGTCGTCCTCACCGAGGGGACGCGCGAGGAGTTCTTCGCGGAGATGACGCGGTCCAGCCAGTCGACCGGCGTCTCGCTATTCGGGGGCGCCGTCCTCCTGTGGGGGACGCTGCGCATCTTCCGCGGCCTCGACACCGCCTTCTCCGACATCTACGAGTCCGAGGCGTCGAACACGCTCGCGGACCAACTCCGCGACAGCGTCATCGTCCTCGGGACGTTCGGCGTCGTCCTCGTCGTCGGGTCCCTCGTCCACGACGTCGTCGGGTCTCTCTCCTCACCGATGCTCGGATGGGCGGCCGGCCGCGCGTTCCTGATCGGGGGGCTCGCGCTCGCGCTGTTTCCGATGTACTACATCTTCCCCGACACGGACGTGGGCGTCGCCGAAATCCTCCCGGGAACGTTCACCGCCGCGGTCGGACTCACCGTCTTCCAGTCGCTGTTCGACCTGTACACCGCCTACTCCAGCGCCTCGTCCGACGGCAGCGTCGTCGCGAGCGTGCTCGTCCTTCTGACGTGGCTGTACTTCAGCGGCCTCGTCGTCCTCTTCGGCGCCGCCGTCAACGCCGTCCTCTCGAACCGGAGCCGCGACGTGAACGTCGAACCCGTCTTCGGAGGGATCTCGCCCGAAACGAAGCGGCACGGGCGGGCCGTCTCGCGCGAGGAACTCGTCGACGCCGTCGACCGACTGGACAAACGACTCCACGACGCCGAGGAGGTGGTCGTCGTCGTCGACGACGAGGAGATACCGATTCCCGTCCCTGACGAAGTCGTCTCCGACACCGACTCGCTCCGCCTCCTGCCGGGCGGCGCGGTGACCGTCGAACTCCGGTGGTCGCCCGCCGACGAGTGA
- a CDS encoding DUF7130 family rubredoxin-like protein, translated as MPARTHAAQQPTGTTTTVSAAVTLRPAVVDADPTVRNPETSATTTSRAVAPRITLPNRRLADGYFGESYLVWRCLDCGETGSLTAFPTRCPDCRTGRESLAYWIED; from the coding sequence ATGCCCGCGAGAACCCACGCCGCGCAGCAACCGACAGGCACGACGACCACCGTCTCCGCCGCCGTCACCCTCCGACCCGCCGTCGTCGACGCCGACCCGACCGTCCGGAACCCCGAGACCAGCGCCACGACCACCTCGCGGGCCGTCGCTCCGCGAATCACCCTCCCGAATCGCCGCCTCGCGGACGGCTACTTCGGCGAGTCCTACCTCGTCTGGCGCTGTCTGGACTGCGGCGAGACGGGGTCGCTGACGGCGTTCCCGACGCGCTGCCCCGACTGTCGAACCGGCCGCGAGTCGTTAGCGTACTGGATCGAGGACTAG
- a CDS encoding YrhK family protein, with product MTTTMLKDALKTLFQEYEWIHLSLGLLGNVLFFVGSVFFLYESLKRLGIYAFIVGAFLMLVGSVGQAVVRYETNDS from the coding sequence GTGACGACGACAATGCTCAAAGACGCGCTAAAAACGCTCTTTCAGGAGTACGAATGGATTCACCTCAGCCTCGGGCTGCTCGGCAACGTGCTGTTCTTCGTCGGGAGCGTCTTCTTTCTGTACGAGTCGCTGAAACGACTCGGCATCTACGCGTTCATCGTCGGGGCGTTTCTGATGCTCGTCGGGTCGGTCGGTCAGGCGGTCGTCAGATACGAGACGAACGACTCCTGA
- a CDS encoding ester cyclase, translating to MTATDTIEQTNLDGHRRFADDIWNDHRVETAPEYVHENCVLYDPTQPRPIRGREAFARYLRDTFTAFPDLRVELHEMLAEGDTVVAHYTLTGTHEGPFGRISPTGRRIELEGMSMVRYVDGRIAEERAFVDSATLRRQLGFGFPTVLVTVPRLALRAIRDRR from the coding sequence ATGACCGCCACAGACACCATCGAACAGACCAACCTCGACGGCCACCGTCGGTTCGCCGACGACATCTGGAACGACCACCGCGTCGAGACGGCGCCGGAGTACGTCCACGAGAACTGCGTCCTCTACGACCCGACGCAACCGCGTCCGATACGGGGGCGGGAGGCGTTCGCGCGCTACCTCCGCGACACGTTCACCGCCTTCCCGGACCTCCGCGTCGAACTCCACGAGATGCTGGCGGAGGGCGATACCGTGGTGGCTCACTACACGCTCACCGGCACACACGAGGGACCGTTCGGTCGGATTTCCCCGACCGGTCGGCGCATCGAGTTGGAGGGGATGTCGATGGTTCGCTACGTCGACGGCCGCATCGCCGAGGAGCGCGCGTTCGTCGACTCGGCGACGCTCCGTCGACAACTCGGCTTCGGGTTCCCGACGGTTCTCGTCACCGTTCCCAGACTGGCGCTGCGGGCGATACGCGACCGACGCTGA
- a CDS encoding RNA methyltransferase yields MTLSVLVPSSVVREAEDKREATRKLGYVARAATVFRADRLVVFPDREGENRWGGEFVETVLRYAATPPYLRKEVWGHRDELQYVGVLPPLLVSSTTGSESNGSGSLQQGIVTEVGPEGRVRVNCGLQHPVSLYAPSDTELKEGERVAIRISSREPVRARIVDEPVPGFSIARTDLEEAIGRSDAGVTIATSRYGESLTVPRLAELTPRIEREGATVAFGSPGRGLPDILGVDAEEVTVEPSDGPGFDLWLNTIPRQGSEVVRTEEAMFASLASLTLTE; encoded by the coding sequence ATGACACTGAGCGTACTCGTGCCGTCTTCCGTCGTCCGAGAAGCCGAGGACAAACGCGAGGCCACTCGCAAACTCGGTTACGTCGCCCGCGCGGCGACGGTGTTTCGGGCGGACCGGCTCGTCGTCTTCCCCGACCGGGAAGGCGAGAACCGGTGGGGAGGCGAGTTCGTCGAGACGGTGTTGCGATACGCCGCTACGCCCCCTTACCTCCGAAAGGAGGTGTGGGGTCACCGCGACGAACTGCAGTACGTCGGTGTCTTACCGCCCCTCCTCGTCTCGTCTACGACCGGCTCCGAATCGAACGGTTCGGGGTCGTTACAACAGGGAATCGTGACCGAGGTCGGACCTGAAGGTCGCGTTCGGGTCAATTGCGGACTGCAACACCCGGTCTCCCTCTATGCTCCGTCGGATACGGAGTTGAAAGAGGGGGAGCGCGTCGCCATCAGGATCTCTTCGCGAGAACCGGTCCGTGCGCGGATCGTGGACGAGCCCGTTCCGGGGTTCTCCATCGCCCGCACGGACCTCGAGGAAGCCATCGGCCGCTCCGACGCGGGCGTCACTATCGCGACGTCCCGGTACGGAGAGTCGCTGACGGTCCCGAGGCTGGCGGAACTCACCCCCCGTATCGAGCGGGAGGGAGCCACCGTCGCCTTCGGGTCGCCCGGCCGCGGGCTTCCGGACATCCTCGGCGTGGACGCCGAGGAAGTCACAGTCGAACCCTCCGACGGTCCGGGGTTCGACCTCTGGCTCAATACGATTCCGCGACAGGGCAGCGAGGTGGTGCGAACCGAGGAAGCGATGTTCGCCTCCCTCGCGTCCCTGACACTCACGGAGTGA
- a CDS encoding 50S ribosomal protein L3, protein MPQPSRPRKGSMGYGPRTRAAKEVPRIKSWPDDDGSPALQGFAGYKAGMTQVMMVNDESNSPREGMEEAVPVTVVETPPMRAVALRAYEDTPYGTKPLTEVWASEFDENLDRALDLPSEDTFDDDADDLRSALEAGEVDDVRVITHTVPAGMKNIPKKKPDIMETRVGGGSLDERVDFALDLVGEGGEHAMSDVFRAGEYMDVAGVTKGKGTQGPVKRWGVQKRKGKHARQGWRRRIGNLGPWNPSRVRSTVPQLGQTGYHQRTELNKRLVDIGDGDEASVDGGYVGYGEVDGPHALVKGSLPGPDKRLLRFRPAIRPNDQPRLDPEVRFVSTASNQG, encoded by the coding sequence ATGCCACAACCAAGCAGACCACGTAAGGGTTCGATGGGTTACGGCCCACGCACGCGTGCGGCCAAGGAGGTCCCACGCATCAAGTCGTGGCCCGACGACGACGGGTCACCGGCGCTGCAAGGGTTCGCCGGCTACAAGGCCGGAATGACCCAAGTGATGATGGTCAACGACGAGTCCAACTCCCCCCGCGAAGGGATGGAGGAGGCCGTCCCCGTGACCGTCGTCGAGACGCCGCCGATGCGCGCCGTCGCCCTTCGAGCCTACGAAGACACGCCGTACGGTACCAAGCCCCTGACCGAAGTGTGGGCGTCGGAGTTCGACGAGAACCTCGACCGCGCCCTCGACCTCCCGTCGGAGGACACGTTCGACGACGACGCCGACGACCTGCGCTCCGCGCTCGAAGCAGGCGAGGTCGACGACGTCCGCGTCATCACCCACACCGTCCCGGCAGGGATGAAGAACATCCCCAAGAAGAAACCCGACATCATGGAGACGCGCGTCGGCGGCGGTTCGCTCGACGAGCGTGTCGACTTCGCCCTCGACCTCGTCGGAGAGGGCGGCGAGCACGCGATGTCGGACGTCTTCCGCGCCGGCGAGTACATGGACGTCGCCGGCGTCACGAAGGGGAAAGGCACGCAGGGCCCCGTCAAGCGATGGGGCGTCCAGAAGCGGAAGGGTAAGCACGCCCGTCAGGGCTGGCGGCGCCGCATCGGTAACCTCGGCCCGTGGAACCCCTCCCGCGTCCGTTCGACCGTTCCGCAACTCGGTCAGACGGGCTACCACCAGCGGACCGAACTCAACAAGCGCCTCGTCGACATCGGCGACGGCGACGAGGCCTCGGTCGACGGCGGCTACGTCGGCTACGGCGAGGTCGACGGTCCGCACGCGCTCGTGAAGGGGTCCCTCCCGGGTCCCGACAAGCGCCTCCTGCGGTTCCGCCCGGCCATCCGGCCGAACGACCAACCGCGCCTCGACCCCGAGGTGCGCTTCGTCTCCACCGCATCGAACCAGGGATAA
- the rpl4p gene encoding 50S ribosomal protein L4, whose amino-acid sequence MQATIRDLNGDDAGTLDLPEVFETAYRPDLIKRAVLAAQANRKQAYGADPFAGMRTPAESLGSGRGMSHDPRENGRARRVPHAVSGRKAHPPKASKEQGKNINDKERKLAVRSALAATTDPELVAERGHRFEEDLELPLVVSDDFEDLVKTKEVVSLLETLGVYADVEHSDENKRVRAGQGKARGRKYTRPKSILFVTSSEPSKAARNLAGVDVATAANVGAEELAPGTHAGRLTVFTESAIEEVADR is encoded by the coding sequence ATGCAGGCAACAATCCGAGACCTGAACGGCGACGACGCCGGCACGCTGGACCTCCCCGAGGTCTTCGAGACGGCCTACCGGCCGGACCTCATCAAGCGCGCCGTCCTCGCCGCGCAGGCAAACCGAAAACAGGCGTACGGAGCCGACCCCTTCGCGGGGATGCGCACCCCGGCCGAATCGCTGGGTAGCGGTCGCGGCATGTCTCACGACCCCCGTGAGAACGGCCGCGCCCGCCGCGTCCCCCACGCCGTCAGCGGTCGCAAGGCGCACCCGCCGAAGGCGTCGAAAGAGCAGGGCAAGAACATCAACGACAAGGAGCGAAAGCTCGCCGTCCGTTCGGCGCTCGCCGCCACGACGGACCCCGAACTGGTCGCCGAACGCGGCCACCGCTTCGAGGAGGATCTCGAACTGCCGCTCGTCGTCTCCGACGACTTCGAGGACCTCGTGAAGACCAAAGAGGTCGTCTCGCTGCTCGAAACGCTCGGCGTCTACGCCGACGTCGAGCACTCCGACGAGAACAAGCGGGTCCGCGCCGGACAGGGGAAGGCCCGCGGTCGCAAGTACACGCGACCCAAGTCCATCCTCTTCGTGACGAGTTCGGAGCCGTCGAAAGCGGCTCGGAACCTCGCCGGCGTCGACGTCGCCACCGCGGCGAACGTCGGTGCCGAGGAACTCGCGCCCGGCACGCACGCCGGTCGCCTCACGGTGTTCACCGAGAGCGCAATCGAGGAGGTGGCCGACCGATGA
- a CDS encoding 50S ribosomal protein L23: MSVVRHPLVTEKAMNEMDFDNKLQFLVDLDAAKPEIVEELESRYEVSIEKVNTQVTPKGTKKATVRLSEDDDAQEVASRIGVF; encoded by the coding sequence ATGAGCGTCGTTCGCCACCCGCTCGTGACCGAGAAGGCGATGAACGAGATGGACTTCGACAACAAGCTCCAGTTCCTCGTCGACCTCGACGCGGCGAAGCCCGAGATAGTCGAGGAGCTCGAATCGCGCTACGAGGTGTCCATCGAGAAGGTCAACACACAGGTGACGCCGAAGGGCACCAAGAAAGCAACCGTCCGACTCTCCGAGGACGACGACGCGCAGGAAGTCGCGTCGCGAATTGGGGTGTTCTAA